The sequence TCGTAGAGGTCGGTGCATTTGTATAAAACATCTGTCTCGTCTTCCAGGGAGAGAAAGCCGTGGGCAAAACCTTCGGGGATATAGAGCTGTTTGGTGACATCGATGAGCTCGCCGTGCCATTTGCCAAAAGTTGCCGAGCTTTTCCGCAGGTCGACGGCGACGTCAAAGATCTTCCCCTTCATGACGCTGACCAGTTTTCCTTGCGGGTGGGGAGGGAGCTGGTAGTGCAAACCACGGACCACTCCTTTTTGGGAGCGGCTGTGATTGTCCTGGACAAAGCGGGTGATCAACCCGTTCTCGGCAAAAGTTCTGGCGTGGTAGGTTTCCATAAAAAACCCACGGTTATCGGTGAACGAGCGCCCTTCAATGACAATGACGCCGGCCAGTGGGGTTTTGGTGAATTTAAAATTGCTCATCTAGAAAAAAATTATATCACTCAATAGGAGTGGGCGCAACGATTGCCGACGATTTGATCAGCCGGTATTGGCCTGGCC comes from Candidatus Margulisiibacteriota bacterium and encodes:
- the rfbC gene encoding dTDP-4-dehydrorhamnose 3,5-epimerase, whose product is MSNFKFTKTPLAGVIVIEGRSFTDNRGFFMETYHARTFAENGLITRFVQDNHSRSQKGVVRGLHYQLPPHPQGKLVSVMKGKIFDVAVDLRKSSATFGKWHGELIDVTKQLYIPEGFAHGFLSLEDETDVLYKCTDLYDPACERAIVWNDPDLGIKWPLEGFTPLVSDKDAKSPAFKTIEPFN